The Lewinellaceae bacterium genome has a segment encoding these proteins:
- a CDS encoding glycosyltransferase has translation MRILQVCKKFPYPLKDGESIAINNLSRSLKDLGADLTLLAMNTKKHYYDLKREPSPFDQYDEIITVDIDNTIKLKDAFLNLFSQKSFHISRYVSREFERALIKLLKRTSFDVIQLETLYLAPYIPVIRKYSDAKISMRAHNVESEIWKRITKNTQSVPKKIYLRYLSGKLQKFETRMLRQYDILMPITHRDLGIFKQMGYTGKSVVVPIGLDSTEYKADFDSFRKNLSLSFIGSLDWMPNIEGLKWFLKHTWGKMQKEIPDLELHIAGRNTPDWLKNLKKKNIVVHGEVEDASAFINGHSIMVVPLLSGSGMRAKILEGMALGKVVLTTTVGLEGIEATHEQEILIGDNPSELIEAVKWCSNQNGRLEVMGRRASDFVQHNYDSLQIAKKVMKAYSTTTVEIV, from the coding sequence ATGAGAATCCTTCAAGTATGTAAAAAATTTCCTTATCCGTTGAAGGATGGTGAGTCCATAGCGATCAATAACCTGAGCAGGTCTCTGAAAGATCTTGGTGCGGACCTGACGTTATTGGCAATGAATACGAAAAAACACTATTATGATTTGAAACGGGAACCTTCCCCTTTTGATCAATACGATGAAATCATCACGGTGGATATTGATAATACCATCAAGCTTAAAGATGCCTTCCTGAACCTTTTTTCGCAAAAGTCTTTTCATATTTCTCGTTACGTTTCCAGAGAATTTGAGAGAGCCCTGATTAAATTATTGAAAAGAACTTCCTTTGATGTCATTCAGTTGGAAACGCTTTACCTCGCTCCTTATATTCCCGTTATCAGAAAATACTCCGATGCTAAAATCTCTATGAGGGCGCATAATGTGGAGTCCGAAATATGGAAGCGGATTACAAAAAACACCCAGTCGGTTCCCAAAAAAATATATCTTAGATACCTTTCCGGCAAATTGCAAAAGTTTGAAACCAGGATGCTCCGCCAGTACGATATCCTGATGCCGATTACTCATCGTGACCTTGGTATTTTCAAGCAGATGGGGTACACTGGAAAATCCGTTGTGGTGCCCATAGGACTCGACAGCACAGAATATAAGGCAGACTTTGACAGTTTCCGGAAAAATCTTTCGCTTTCCTTTATAGGCTCATTGGACTGGATGCCGAATATTGAGGGACTGAAATGGTTTCTAAAACATACCTGGGGAAAAATGCAAAAGGAAATACCCGACCTGGAATTGCATATTGCCGGGCGGAATACTCCCGACTGGTTGAAAAATTTAAAAAAGAAAAATATTGTCGTCCACGGAGAAGTGGAGGATGCCTCAGCTTTTATCAACGGTCATAGTATCATGGTGGTGCCTTTATTGTCCGGGAGCGGTATGAGGGCTAAGATCCTCGAAGGGATGGCGCTGGGTAAAGTCGTACTGACCACAACGGTTGGCCTGGAAGGGATCGAGGCTACCCACGAGCAGGAAATCCTCATTGGAGACAATCCCTCAGAATTAATAGAAGCTGTCAAATGGTGCTCCAATCAAAATGGCCGACTTGAAGTCATGGGCCGTCGCGCTTCTGATTTTGTGCAGCATAACTATGACAGTTTGCAGATAGCCAAAAAGGTCATGAAGGCTTATTCCACAACTACTGTCGAAATTGTTTGA
- a CDS encoding M1 family metallopeptidase, with product MMRKFLIPIFLFTVINVFGQRVYWQQAVDYSMDIDFDVRKHQFEGEQTLVYTNHSPDVLNRVFYHLYFNAFQPNSMMDIRSQNIKDPDRRMSSEIHKLTDEEIGFCQIKTLTQDGVPLKYHVEGTILEVDLARPIQPGEKTTFKMEFHSQVPVQIRRSGRDNAEGIDYSMSQWYPKLCEYDEQGWHANPYIAREFYGVWGDFDVKISMDSDYIIGGTGYLVNGKTEIGYGYEGTPMKPLTKSKKLTWHFVAKNVPDFVWAADRDYKHTEFKVPGQDLTLHFFYQNDEKIQDAWEKLPAIMAEVFAFAQPKYGKYGYAHYSFIQGGDGGMEYPMATLITGNRGLGSLVGVSVHELMHSWYQMMLGTNESLYAWMDEGFTSYASAVIMNYLKEKGLIGGEAVDDPHRGTYTAYVGFAQSGYEEPLITHADHFQTNSAYSVGAYVKGAIFLHQLEYIIGQSAFDKGMLAYHAQWAYKHPNANDFIRVMETISGLELDWYREYWINTTYTIDYSINKVEEVKNGTRVTLERKGLMPMPVDVMVTYKDGKKEVYNAALRIMRGNKPQESVDIKQIDLPDWPWTNPQYEFIIPARMQDINSIEIDPSGRMADVDAANNLFVVE from the coding sequence ATGATGAGGAAATTTTTAATTCCAATATTTTTATTCACTGTTATTAATGTTTTCGGACAACGCGTTTATTGGCAACAGGCGGTGGATTATTCCATGGACATTGATTTTGACGTACGGAAACATCAATTTGAAGGGGAGCAAACCCTCGTATACACCAACCATTCTCCCGATGTATTGAACCGGGTTTTTTATCATTTGTATTTTAATGCTTTTCAACCGAACAGTATGATGGATATCCGTTCCCAAAATATCAAGGATCCGGATAGAAGAATGAGTTCCGAAATTCATAAACTGACCGATGAAGAGATCGGTTTTTGCCAGATAAAAACACTGACTCAGGATGGCGTCCCCTTAAAATACCATGTAGAAGGCACCATTCTCGAAGTTGACCTGGCCAGGCCCATACAGCCCGGAGAAAAGACAACCTTTAAGATGGAATTTCATTCCCAGGTTCCCGTGCAGATTCGACGTTCAGGAAGGGATAATGCAGAGGGCATTGATTATTCCATGTCGCAATGGTATCCCAAATTGTGTGAATACGATGAACAGGGGTGGCACGCCAACCCATATATAGCCAGGGAATTTTACGGGGTTTGGGGTGATTTTGATGTGAAAATTTCCATGGACAGCGATTACATCATCGGAGGAACAGGTTACCTGGTAAACGGTAAGACAGAAATTGGTTATGGTTATGAAGGCACCCCCATGAAGCCTTTGACCAAAAGCAAAAAACTGACCTGGCATTTCGTGGCCAAGAATGTTCCCGATTTCGTATGGGCCGCCGACCGTGATTATAAACACACCGAATTTAAGGTTCCCGGGCAGGATCTCACGCTTCATTTTTTTTATCAGAATGATGAAAAGATCCAGGATGCATGGGAAAAGCTTCCGGCTATAATGGCTGAAGTATTTGCCTTTGCTCAACCGAAATACGGAAAATATGGTTATGCTCACTATTCCTTCATCCAGGGAGGCGACGGAGGTATGGAATACCCAATGGCTACCCTGATTACCGGCAACAGGGGCCTTGGAAGCCTCGTGGGCGTCTCTGTTCATGAATTGATGCACAGCTGGTACCAGATGATGCTGGGAACCAACGAAAGTCTGTACGCATGGATGGATGAAGGGTTTACGAGTTATGCCTCTGCCGTCATTATGAATTACCTGAAAGAAAAAGGCCTGATTGGTGGCGAGGCAGTGGATGATCCACATCGTGGAACTTACACGGCTTATGTCGGATTTGCCCAAAGCGGGTATGAAGAGCCCCTGATCACTCATGCCGATCATTTTCAAACCAATTCGGCCTATAGTGTGGGGGCTTATGTTAAAGGCGCTATATTTTTACACCAACTCGAGTATATTATTGGGCAATCAGCTTTTGATAAGGGAATGCTGGCCTACCATGCCCAATGGGCCTATAAACATCCCAATGCCAACGATTTTATCCGGGTGATGGAAACCATTTCCGGACTAGAACTGGACTGGTATCGGGAGTACTGGATCAACACCACTTATACCATCGATTATTCGATCAATAAAGTGGAAGAAGTAAAAAATGGCACCAGGGTGACTTTGGAAAGAAAAGGGTTAATGCCTATGCCGGTCGATGTTATGGTTACTTATAAAGATGGAAAAAAGGAAGTTTATAACGCCGCATTAAGGATTATGAGGGGTAACAAACCCCAGGAGTCTGTTGATATTAAACAAATCGATCTGCCCGACTGGCCCTGGACGAACCCTCAATATGAGTTCATCATCCCGGCCCGGATGCAAGATATAAATTCCATTGAGATTGATCCGTCGGGCCGTATGGCTGATGTCGATGCCGCGAATAACCTTTTTGTGGTCGAATAA
- a CDS encoding extracellular solute-binding protein, with protein MVKIVLKSIPNLWKSAKYFLLLFGVLALVSSCTGDNTGGADKNSGGITTKKGQLTLYTVRYGTMEKQLISTFEERKGIKVKVVMDSPDAMVKRLKKEGQKTAADVVLLDNLVDMYAVKAAGVLQPFSTDSVAHAMPSRNTDNEGYWAGFTKYAMGYGCNKVAVPKPSVVNVYKDITGPYWNGRVILSKASNKDNQFLVATMIAEQGEATTRLWLRGLVNNLAIDPVENTQAVIRAVAEGQGEISLLNASQYVRWTNSGSTENFETGNKVGVKIPYDSNMKSYYNLVSLGLTSNTKHRGDALMFIDYLISKKNQEYYCDLTFEYPVNVFTLPSGFILDIGGFSEIELDFSGAAENLERAKTMMKEAGWK; from the coding sequence ATGGTTAAAATAGTATTGAAATCGATTCCAAATTTGTGGAAATCAGCTAAATATTTTTTGCTCCTTTTTGGGGTACTTGCTTTGGTGTCTTCTTGTACCGGGGATAACACCGGGGGGGCTGACAAGAACTCTGGCGGTATAACCACCAAGAAGGGGCAGCTTACCTTGTATACCGTCCGATACGGAACGATGGAAAAGCAATTGATCAGCACCTTTGAGGAGCGTAAAGGGATTAAAGTCAAAGTAGTGATGGATTCCCCGGATGCTATGGTTAAGCGACTTAAAAAGGAGGGACAGAAAACAGCAGCCGATGTCGTTTTACTTGATAATCTCGTGGATATGTATGCGGTTAAGGCTGCCGGAGTTTTGCAACCATTTTCAACAGACTCAGTGGCTCATGCGATGCCTTCCAGGAATACGGATAATGAAGGGTATTGGGCTGGTTTTACCAAATATGCCATGGGTTATGGTTGCAATAAAGTGGCCGTACCTAAACCCAGTGTGGTCAATGTTTATAAAGATATAACAGGTCCCTATTGGAACGGCAGGGTTATCCTGTCAAAAGCATCCAATAAAGATAATCAGTTTTTGGTGGCTACGATGATCGCCGAACAAGGAGAAGCCACCACCCGGTTATGGTTGCGAGGCCTGGTCAATAACCTGGCCATTGACCCTGTTGAAAATACTCAAGCAGTAATCAGAGCCGTTGCTGAAGGTCAAGGAGAAATTTCGTTATTAAATGCTTCTCAATATGTTCGCTGGACTAATTCAGGAAGCACTGAAAATTTTGAGACGGGAAACAAAGTGGGCGTAAAAATTCCTTATGACAGCAATATGAAAAGTTATTACAACCTCGTTTCACTGGGGTTGACGAGCAATACCAAGCACAGGGGGGATGCTTTAATGTTCATTGACTACCTGATTTCCAAAAAAAACCAAGAATACTATTGCGATCTCACTTTTGAATACCCGGTAAATGTATTCACTTTACCCAGTGGTTTTATTCTTGATATAGGAGGTTTTTCTGAAATTGAATTGGACTTTTCCGGCGCTGCAGAAAATTTGGAACGGGCCAAAACAATGATGAAGGAAGCCGGTTGGAAATAA
- a CDS encoding HDIG domain-containing protein gives MEKNLATILSKLPGFFRYVMLLGIVAAISFLFPNNLKFKYKFQEGEAWRYEDLIAPFDFAIRKTEAEITSERKELEKDFSPYYEMQLNLVKNQKRSFAENFDKQLALVKESGQFEDVIKQPDRYRDYAEGLLDRLFKRGIILLETQHQEKGEDYVINIIKGNTSYQQTIENIYTVQTATNMLSDSLPYSPLKEPDFLFPLLETAIVPNLFYNDTLTQKFKQELLSSISTSRGLVRKGELIIPKGGYVAKDVYPKLLSFKYEFEKEVSSKKKYIWVLAGYFLLTTLIVLVFFLYLKNYATNIYGQFHHLFFVFMWLVLFSYLVYVVEQTDVLSSYLIPFCIVPIIIKNFFNARLALITHIVVVLIASFLSSLGYEFTLMQVLAGIVVIVSNVDTRDWTRFFYSMIYLFASYAIAYLGLALIEEGEFSKIDWSVYTWLFLNVFLTLLAYPLVPLLERLFGFTSSITLMELSDMNKPLLKELSLKAPGTMQHSLQVSNLSEAAAIKIGANELLVKVAALYHDIGKILQPGFFIENNQGKSPHDAISDVESARIIIEHVTEGIKMAKKAKLPQVIIDFIATHHGTTRVEYFYRNYLKDYPDEEVDESMFRYPGPKPTTKEHTIMMIADSIEAACKSLKNPTEQELFDFIDKIVDGKISNGQLEDSEISFRELEEIIKVFKNIMKSVYHVRIEYPEEQQKKDEKTKG, from the coding sequence ATGGAAAAAAATCTTGCCACGATATTATCGAAACTACCCGGATTTTTCCGGTATGTGATGCTCTTAGGTATAGTAGCTGCGATAAGTTTTTTGTTTCCCAACAATCTTAAATTTAAGTACAAGTTCCAGGAAGGTGAAGCCTGGCGTTACGAGGACCTGATTGCACCTTTTGATTTTGCCATTCGAAAAACGGAAGCAGAGATCACCAGTGAGCGAAAGGAATTGGAAAAAGATTTTTCTCCTTATTACGAAATGCAGCTCAACCTGGTTAAAAATCAGAAACGATCCTTCGCGGAAAATTTCGATAAACAGCTTGCCCTGGTCAAGGAATCGGGGCAATTTGAGGATGTGATCAAACAACCGGATCGCTACCGGGATTATGCCGAGGGTTTACTGGATCGGTTGTTTAAGCGGGGCATTATTCTACTGGAAACCCAACACCAGGAAAAGGGCGAGGATTATGTCATCAATATCATCAAAGGCAATACGAGTTACCAGCAAACCATTGAAAATATTTATACGGTACAGACGGCCACCAATATGTTGAGTGATTCTCTTCCGTACAGCCCTCTGAAGGAACCTGATTTTCTTTTTCCCCTGCTTGAAACAGCCATCGTTCCGAATCTTTTTTATAATGATACACTTACCCAAAAATTCAAACAGGAGCTGTTGTCTTCTATTTCCACTTCCCGCGGGTTAGTGCGCAAAGGTGAATTGATCATCCCCAAAGGCGGTTATGTTGCCAAGGATGTGTACCCGAAATTATTGTCTTTTAAATATGAATTTGAAAAGGAAGTCAGCAGTAAGAAAAAATATATATGGGTACTGGCGGGGTACTTTCTGCTCACCACATTGATCGTTTTGGTCTTTTTCCTTTACCTGAAAAATTACGCCACAAACATTTACGGCCAGTTTCATCATTTGTTTTTTGTGTTCATGTGGCTGGTGCTTTTTAGTTACCTGGTTTATGTGGTGGAGCAGACAGATGTGTTGAGTTCCTATTTAATTCCCTTCTGTATTGTTCCAATTATCATAAAGAATTTTTTTAATGCCCGGCTGGCTCTGATCACCCATATTGTGGTAGTGCTTATTGCGAGTTTCCTGTCTTCCCTGGGGTACGAATTTACCTTGATGCAAGTGCTGGCGGGCATTGTCGTTATCGTCAGCAATGTGGATACCCGCGACTGGACGCGGTTCTTTTATTCCATGATTTACCTGTTTGCGAGTTATGCCATTGCTTACCTGGGATTGGCCCTGATTGAAGAGGGAGAGTTCAGTAAGATCGATTGGTCGGTTTATACCTGGTTGTTCCTAAATGTCTTCCTTACTTTATTGGCTTATCCATTAGTGCCCTTGTTGGAAAGGCTGTTTGGCTTTACGTCTTCCATTACGCTGATGGAGCTTTCGGACATGAACAAGCCATTGTTGAAGGAACTGTCACTGAAAGCTCCGGGAACCATGCAACATTCCCTCCAGGTAAGCAACCTTTCGGAAGCGGCAGCCATTAAAATCGGAGCCAATGAACTCCTGGTAAAAGTGGCGGCCTTGTACCATGATATAGGGAAAATTCTCCAACCCGGATTTTTCATTGAGAACAACCAGGGGAAGAGCCCGCACGATGCTATTTCAGACGTTGAAAGCGCCCGGATCATCATCGAACACGTTACCGAAGGGATCAAAATGGCGAAAAAAGCCAAATTGCCACAGGTGATCATAGATTTTATAGCCACCCATCATGGAACCACCAGGGTTGAATATTTTTACCGCAATTACCTCAAAGACTATCCTGATGAGGAGGTGGATGAATCTATGTTCCGCTATCCTGGCCCTAAGCCCACCACCAAGGAGCATACGATCATGATGATTGCCGACTCTATTGAAGCCGCCTGCAAAAGCCTGAAAAATCCCACAGAACAGGAGCTTTTTGACTTCATCGATAAAATTGTCGATGGTAAGATCAGCAACGGCCAGCTGGAAGATTCCGAGATCAGTTTCCGCGAATTGGAAGAGATCATCAAGGTGTTCAAAAACATCATGAAATCGGTGTATCATGTGCGGATTGAGTACCCGGAGGAGCAGCAGAAGAAAGATGAAAAGACTAAAGGTTAA